From one Rhopalosiphum padi isolate XX-2018 chromosome 2, ASM2088224v1, whole genome shotgun sequence genomic stretch:
- the LOC132922826 gene encoding uncharacterized protein LOC132922826 — protein sequence MAHHFKEEDIDEFRECFYLFAREGTINKLDELSVIMRSLGMSPTITELKKYFSENNGKLHFPDFLKVMHNHCRVEKLPNEILAAFKANDRQHSGTIHSKHLKHLLQGWGEHLNSKEVEQIFREANVHPNGKVNYDEFVKIACAPIPDYY from the exons ATGGCCCATCATTTCAAGGAAGAAGACATTGACG aatttagAGAATGTTTTTATCTATTTGCTAGAGAAGggacaattaataaattagacgAACTCAGTGTAATTATGCGATCTCTAGGAATGAGTCCAACAATAACTGAATTAAAGAAATACTTTTCAGAAAACA atggaaAATTACATTTTCCAGATTTTCTGAAGGTAATGCACAATCATTGTCGTGTAGAAAAATTACCTAATGAAATTTTAGCAGCTTTTAAAGCTAACGATCGTCAACATAGCGGAACTATTCATAGCAAACATCTTAAACATCTATTGCAAGGTTGGGGAGAGCATTTAAATAGCAAagaag ttgaACAAATTTTTCGAGAAGCCAATGTCCATCCTAATGGCAAAGTTAACTATGatgaatttgtaaaaattgcttGTGCACCAATTCCTGATTATTACTAA
- the LOC132922771 gene encoding macrophage migration inhibitory factor homolog: protein MSVLRIDTNVSHVDIDDEFLVLCTEALAKTFQKPKSDILVFVNGDQPIIIAGSTEPAVIVSLLSVDGINANINKLHSAALFPLFTKYLKINENRVTIAFSPIDPHAMGHNGKMIIQ from the exons atgtctGTTCTAAGAATTGATACAAATGTTTCACACGTGGACATTGATGATGAATTTTTAGTGCTGTGTACAGAAGCTCTTGCTAAAACTTTCCAAAAACCAAAAtct gatattttagtatttgttaATGGGGACCAACCCATTATTATTGCTGGTTCTACAGAACCAGCAGTAATTGTATCATTACTCAGCGTAGATGGaataaatgcaaatattaaCAAACTCCACTCTGCAGCACTGTTTccattgtttacaaaatatctaaaaattaacgaaaatag agTTACAATTGCATTCAGTCCAATTGATCCTCACGCCATGGGACACAACGGAAAaatgataattcaataa
- the LOC132922572 gene encoding macrophage migration inhibitory factor-like, whose product MPTISITTNIPKYKIPPTFLAETSKLISQTLQTPELYIGVRIKAGQQMCWFNNELPCALGNITGTGNFGVDENKHYASIIYDFLEKKIGIPQDRFYLSFVEQKPCNIGVKGTTLEEIIQ is encoded by the exons ATGCCAACTATAAGCATTACTACTAACATACCAAAATACAAAATTCCGCCAACTTTTTTAGCTGAAACATCAAAATTAATCAGCCAAACACTTCAAACACCAGAACTA TATATTGGTGTGAGAATCAAGGCGGGACAGCAGATGTGTtggtttaataatgaattaccaTGCGCGTTAGGAAACATAACTGGAACTGGAAACTTTGGGGTTgatgaaaataaacattatgcgtcaataatatacgattttcttgaaaaaaaaattggcataCCTCAAGATAG attttatttatcatttgtgGAACAAAAACCATGTAATATTGGTGTCAAAGGCACGACTTTAGAAGAGATTATTCAATAG
- the LOC132921801 gene encoding splicing factor ESS-2 homolog, whose translation MAEKKQQTVLPEEEYLESIGKIIERDFFPDLEKWKAQKDYLDAVQQNDTKKLREIYEKYSLSKRLLIEQPDASPDTFETPQPTKGPMSNRTVNPTDLDDGKPDDSKSKDTEIIGLDKFLSNTTSEDNHSFNEIIKEAEIQYKKKNAWLFEGEKKALEMVDKLEVPSIESQASNTERAFNLDSWAFKNKNYIMYIPDGVTLTKDELINMASKRQKIDHSNTRLKLNPFDERHNKQQLCSLAHMQTRQLDGKIGVDGKELTSSTPKINGYGFVKTPSPAPGVNQSPLMTWGEIEGTPFRLDGSDTPLTPHNSGPIFKIPEQPKRERLAHALAEKASESHRNKKIKALETARKQLSTPSPSNLMNSPLDRLNSMSPAAQRLICNRISSDRSRDAALRASYSPSPHTTPSGSPSISGLKGNIKKSTPTLQKKPYEVPKNLTDNLLNINVSKRSRAVDFF comes from the exons ATGGCTGAAAAAAAACAACAGACAGTTTTGCCCGAAGAGGAATATTTAgag AGTATTGGTAAAATTATAGAAAGAGATTTCTTTCCAGATTTGGAGAAATGGAAAGCCCAAAAAGATTATTTAGATGCAGTTCAACAAAATGATACAAAGAAATTAAGAGAAATATATGAAAAGTATAGTTTAAGCAAACGATTGCTTATTGAACAACCAG ATGCAAGCCCAGATACATTTGAGACACCACAGCCAACTAAAGGACCAATGAGTAATAGAACTGTAAATCCTACAGATTTAGATGATGGAAAACCTGATGATTCTAAATCAAAAGACACTG aaattattGGATTGGACAAATTTTTAAGCAATACTACAAGTGAAGATAatcatagttttaatgaaattattaaagaagctgaaattcaatataaaaaaaag aatgcgTGGTTATTTGAGGGCGAAAAAAAAGCATTAGAAATGGTTGATAAACTTGAAGTACCTTCAATTGAAAGTCAAGCGTCTAATACAGAGCGTGCATTTAATTTAGATTCGTGggcatttaaaaacaaaaactatatcATGTATATTCCTGATGGAGTAACATTAACAAAAGATGAACTTATTAATATGGCATCTAAACGACAAAAAATTGACCATTCTAACACGAGGCTCAAATTAAACCCATTTGATGAAAGACATAACAAACAGCAACTATGCAGTTTAGCACACATGCAGACAAGACAGTTAGACGGCAAAATTGGAGTTGATGGCAAAGAATTAACTTCTTCTACCCCTAAAATTAACGGTTATGGTTTTGTTAAAACTCCATCTCCTGCTCCTGGTGTTAATCAAAGCCCACTGATGACTTGGGGAGAAATTGAAGGTACTCCATTCCGTTTAGATGGCAGTGACACCCCACTGACTCCTCATAATTCTGGACCTATTTTCAAAATACCTGAACAGCCCAAACGTGAAAGATTAGCACACGCACTTGCTGAAAAAGCTAGTGAAAgtcatagaaataaaaaaattaaagcattgGAAACAGCCCGAAAACAGTTATCTAC ACCTTCACCATCCAATTTAATGAATAGTCCATTAGACCGATTGAATTCTATGTCGCCAGCAGCTCAAAGACTTATATGCAACCGAATAAGTAGTGATAGAAGTAGAGATGCTGCTTTAAGAGCATCTTATAGTCCGTCACCACATACAACTCCATCTGGATCACCATCAATTTCGGGATTAAAAGGCAACATTAAAAAATCTACACCTACCCTTCAGAAAAAACCATATGAAGTACCTAAAAACCTTACTGATaacttattgaatattaatgttTCCAAACGTTCAAGAGCAGtagatttcttttaa
- the LOC132921803 gene encoding macrophage migration inhibitory factor homolog, producing MPILQIDTNLSKTSVPLDFAVQTCELLAQIFKSPLNFCVVHINTDQDIYWYGLDGPCVLGTLKIVRGSGTISPEQNIGHAEKLVKHISDNLKLTNKNISISFVEQDAANVTIFNTTVSNFLQNKN from the exons atgccaaTTTTGCAAATTGATACCAATCTGTCGAAGACTTCTGTGCCATTAGACTTTGCAGTTCAGACTTGTGAACTACTGgcacaaatatttaaatcaccATTAAAc ttttgtgtTGTGCACATAAATACTGATCAAGATATATATTGGTATGGATTAGATGGTCCATGTGTTTTGGgaacattaaaaatagtacGTGGTTCTGGAACAATCAGTCCTGAACAAAATATTGGACATGCTGAAAAACTTGTAAAGCACATCagtgataatttaaaactaactaataagaa tatatCAATATCATTTGTGGAACAAGATGCAGCTAACGTTACAATCTTTAATACTACTGTAtcaaattttttacaaaataaaaattaa
- the LOC132922116 gene encoding ZZ-type zinc finger-containing protein 3, with amino-acid sequence MDNQFNNTNNVSNSKTLDATEFYFETDFYLLKNNKDYKNLLKSLAILEVQRCTTIQNIEKLAVLKDHLSKNPSLTLQKILKRDEVGTLKSVTVHSLPDIDWSVYINNDETENKPIKQVCDFNLRHKNVSDKQEPQTNNTTSEMEKPETFKKPWTVEEQLRLEELLIEYPPERNESNRYRKIADALGTRNLRQVCSRVQKYNMKMKKVGSIKTINANSKNLNKKTVSLSHKNIGALLKPTTFIPSTTLIDDVDVYNANRNNFNVSHKNIEMNNKTKLEILDEVLKDKLTEKNNPIVHIDFACCMCQSSPIVGTRWNCNDCPAIGKSTNFCSDCIVDIVRNVLENPPHPMDHIVTPIRTVQANDDNNDNLVDQNYVPLVFKTQNYLDPNFMV; translated from the coding sequence atggataatcaatttaataataccaataatgtATCCAATTCAAAAACTTTGGACGCAacagaattttattttgaaacagacttttacttattaaaaaataataaagattataaaaatttattgaaatcttTGGCTATACTTGAAGTACAAAGATGTACAACgattcaaaatattgaaaaacttgCCGTGTTAAAAGATCATTTATCAAAAAATCCTTCGTTGACATTGCAGAAAATTCTTAAACGTGACgaagtaggtacattaaaatcaGTTACTGTTCATTCGTTGCCAGATATTGACTGGtcagtgtatataaataatgatgaaacAGAAAATAAACCAATTAAACAAGtatgtgattttaatttacGACATAAAAATGTCTCTGATAAACAAGAACCACAGACAAACAATACAACTTCAGAAATGGAAAAAccagaaacatttaaaaaacctTGGACAGTTGAAGAACAATTGCGTCTTGAAGAACTTTTAATCGAATATCCACCTGAAAGAAATGAAAGTAACAGATACCGAAAAATAGCTGATGCTTTGGGTACAAGAAATTTGAGACAAGTCTGTAGTAGAgttcaaaagtataatatgaaaatgaaaaaagttggttcaattaaaaccattaatgcaaattcaaaaaatttaaataaaaaaactgtatCATTAAGTCATAAAAATATTGGTGCATTATTAAAACCAACCACATTTATACCATCTACAACATTAATTGATGATGTTGATGTTTATAATGCCAATAGAAATAACTTCAATGTAAgtcacaaaaatattgaaatgaatAATAAGACAAAATTAGAAATCTTAGATGAAGTATTAAAAGACAAacttacagaaaaaaataatcctATTGTACATATTGATTTTGCATGTTGCATGTGTCAGTCATCCCCTATTGTTGGAACAAGATGGAATTGCAATGATTGTCCTGCTATTGGTAAAAGTACTAATTTTTGCAGTGATTGCATAGTTGACATAGTTCGAAATGTTCTTGAAAACCCTCCACATCCTATGGATCACATAGTTACTCCTATTAGAACTGTTCAGgccaatgatgataataatgacAATCTCGTTGACCAAAATTATGTCCCTTTAGTATTTAAAACTCAAAACTACTTGGATCCAAATTTTATGGTGTag